In Geotalea uraniireducens, the genomic window CAGCCTGATCTGGCGTTGGTTCTGCGAGCGTCAGCGACGGTGGGACAAGCGCTTAAGAAGGGCGATATCGTTGTTTATGAATCGACCGTCTATCCGGGGGTAACTGAAGAGGAGTGCGTGCCGGTGCTGGAAAAGGCCTCCGGCTTGACCTGTGGCCGGGATTTTACCGTTGGCTACAGCCCGGAGCGAATCAACCCTGGCGACCGGGAGCATACTTTTACGAAAATTACCAAAGTGGTGTCGGGGCAAGATGCTGCAACCCTGGAGATCGTTGCCGGCGTCTATGAATCGGTGGTGGTTGCCGGCGTTCACCGGGCAACCACTATCAAGGTTGCCGAGGCGGCCAAGGTTATCGAAAATACCCAGCGCGACCTGAACATTGCTCTGATGAACGAACTGGCGCTCATCTTTGACCGAATGGGGATCGATACCAACGAGGTGCTTGAAGCCGCCGGGACAAAGTGGAATTTCCTCAAATTCAAGCCCGGTTTGGTCGGTGGACATTGCATCGGCGTTGATCCGTATTATCTGACCCACAAAGCGGAAAAGCTTGGCTATATCCCCCAGGTTATTCTTGCTGGCCGCCGGATCAACGATGGTATGGGTAAGTTCATCGCTCAACGGGCGGTGAAGGAGATGATCCATGCTGGACATAGCATCCTCGGCAGCACGGTGACGGTCCTCGGCCTTACTTTCAAAGAGGATTGCCCTGACTTGCGGAACTCGAAAGTGATCGACATCATCCGCGAACTGCAAGATTACGGGATCGATGTTCAGGTTTGTGACCCCATGGCGGATGCTGCTGAGGCGCTGCACGAATATGGGGTACACCTGGTGCCTTTTGCCGAGCTGCGTCCGGCGGTTGCAATCGTGGCCGCGGTAGCGCATCGCCAGGTGCGGGAGCTTGACGTCGCCAGTTTCAGACGACTGATGGGTGAAAACCCGGTACTGATTGACGTGAAAGGTATCCTGCCTCCGGAGATTGCTCGCAACGGCGGTCTCCGCCACTGGAGACTGTGACCGGTCAGCCTATGACGATGATGCAGATCATCCTCTCCTCGGTCGCTGTCATCCTGGCGGCGGCCGTTGTTTTGCTCTCGCTGTGGCGGGGGAGGGGAGAACTGTCGTCCTGGTTTTTGCTGTTGGCGCTGGTTGTGACGACCTCGCTGGAAGTGTTCGATCTCCTTACCGTTACGGCACCTCCCCGTGCTTTTTTCTGGAAGCGATATGCTCTGGCTGCCGAGTCTTTCTTGCCGGTGGGGTGGTTACTGGTCTCCCTTACCCGATCCCGCGAGTTCGGTCCCCGGCTCATTTCTCCGCTGCAATGGCTCCTATTGCTTGCGACGGCAATTTTCCCGGTCGTTCCCTTCTTTTTCCCGACCAGTGCCTTCTTTTATTCTCCCGACTTTACCGTTGAGCGGGTGCTTTTTCTCTCCAACGTCGGCTACTATTTTTATCTCGGGTTGATGGTCGTGATCGTTATCGCATTGATCAACCTTGAGTCGACGTATGCAAATGCAGCACTGGCTTCACGATGGAAAATCAAATTTGATTTTATCGGCATCGGCAGTTTTCTGGCGATGCTGATCTTCTATTACAGCCAGGGACTTCTCTACCGAACGATCAACATGAA contains:
- a CDS encoding nucleotide sugar dehydrogenase; the encoded protein is MDQQRIISVVGLGYVGLPVAVAFGRRRKTIGFDINPTRIAELRRGYDRTGEVAAEELRDADILFTDRIDELRQADFHIVAVPTPVTDANQPDLALVLRASATVGQALKKGDIVVYESTVYPGVTEEECVPVLEKASGLTCGRDFTVGYSPERINPGDREHTFTKITKVVSGQDAATLEIVAGVYESVVVAGVHRATTIKVAEAAKVIENTQRDLNIALMNELALIFDRMGIDTNEVLEAAGTKWNFLKFKPGLVGGHCIGVDPYYLTHKAEKLGYIPQVILAGRRINDGMGKFIAQRAVKEMIHAGHSILGSTVTVLGLTFKEDCPDLRNSKVIDIIRELQDYGIDVQVCDPMADAAEALHEYGVHLVPFAELRPAVAIVAAVAHRQVRELDVASFRRLMGENPVLIDVKGILPPEIARNGGLRHWRL